The Amycolatopsis sp. QT-25 genomic sequence GGGCGCACGACGACATCGCCGTCCTCGCCATCGAGGCGTCACGACCCGTTCAGTAGCCGCACCACCGCCCGCTCGACGATCTGCCTCGCCAGATCGGAATCCGCTACCTTCCCGGCCCGCCGCACCGCGCGTTCCACGGTCCGGTCCTGCCGGTACGCCTCGACCACCCGCGGGTCCACATAGGACCGGCGTGCCACGGCGGGCGTGTTGCCGAGACCTTCGGCGACTTCCGTCATCACGGCCTTCTCGGTCCGCTTGAACCCCCGTTCGCTGGAAGGTCTTTCCTTGTCCGCGAAGGCCGAAGCGGCCAGGACGGTGGCGTTCCAGGTCCGCAGATCCTTGGCGGTGAAGCCCTCGCCGACGATTTCCCGGAGCCGGGCGTTGATGTCGTCGGCCTTCACCTCGTGCCAGCCGTCGCCGTCGCGATAAGCGAGCAGGCGCACGTCGCCGCCGCGCACCCGCCGGAGGGAGCGGACCAGCCGCACCAGTGCCTCGTCCCGCAACCGGACCTTCCGCTGGATGCCGTGCTTGGCGGGGTAATCGCAGACGAGACATTCGTCGCGGAGTTCGACGTGCTCGCACAGCAACGTCGCCACCCCGTGTGTGCCGTGCTCCTCGGCATAGCTCTCGCCGCCGGTCCGGAAGACACCCAGATCGATCATGCGCAGGGCACCGGCGAGCACCCGCTCCCGCTTCAGGCCGCGTGCGTCGAGATCCTCCCGAACCGTTGCGCGCAGTTCGGGCAGTTTCCGGGCCAGTGCCAGGACGCGTTCGTGCTTCTCCTCGTCTCTGGCCCGCCGCCATTCGGCGTGGTAGAGGTACTGCTTCCGCCCGGCGTCGTCCACCCCGACGGCCTGGATGTGGGCGTTCTCGTGCGGGGAGATCCACACCTGCCGCCAGGCGGGCGGGATCGCCAGCGCGTTGATGCGCTCGATCGTGTGCTGATCCCTCAGCGGTTCGCCGTCCGGGGTCGAGTAGCCGAAGCCACGACCTCTTCGCCGCCGCCGGATTCCGGGGGACCCCTGGTCCGCTCGCCGAAGTCGCATGAGGACAGATACCCGGCACGGAGCGGGTTCATGCCCAGGGTTCGGCCGGTCCGGCGCGGGGTAGTCGGAGAGCGACCCCAACTGGAGGAGGAAACCCGATGACGACATCGCTGAACGGACGCCGCGTGGCCATCCTCGCCGCGGACGGCGTGGAACAGGTCGAACTGGTCGAACCGCGCAAGGCGGTCACCGACGCCGGGGCGACGGCCGAGGTCGTCTCGCTGGAACCCGGGGAGATCCAGGCCATGAACGGCGACATCGACAAGGCGGACAAGTTCACCGTCGACCGGGTCGTCAAGGACGTCACGGTCGACGACTTCGACGCGCTCGTGCTGCCCGGCGGCACGATGAACCCGGACAACCTGCGCGCGGACGAGGACGCGGTCCGGTTCGTCCGCGATTTCGTGAACAGCGGCAAACCGGTCGGGGTCATCTGCCACGGTCCCTGGACGCTGGTCGAGGCCGACGTCGTCCGCGGCCGCACCCTCACTTCGTATCCCAGCGTGCGCACCGACATCCGCAACGCCGGCGGCACCGTCGTCGACCAGGAGGTCGTCATCGACGACGGCCTGATCTCGAGCCGGAATCCCGGCGACCTGCCCGCGTTCTGCTCCGCGATCGTGACCGCCTTCGCGGGGTAAACGAGTGGCGCCCGTCACAGGGATGGGGGATCGTGGTGGCCGGGAAAGGAGGTGCCGCGATGACCGTGCATGCCAGACGCTATGGCCGGTGGTGCCGTGAGCATTTCGACACCGAGCCCGTGCCGGATCCGGAACAGCCCGCGGAGGCCGCCGCCCCGGACGTCACCGCTGCCCGGGCCGCGCAGGCCCAGGCCGGTGACGCCCCCGAGGCGAAGCCGGGTTCACTCAACTGAGGCTTCGCCGGTACCAGACCCGCTTCGGGCCGGGGAGACCGATCCGCGAGACCAGATCGGTCACCACGCCACCGATGATCAGCCACAGCAGCGCGGCGAGACCGTCGTTGAACAGGGTGCGCAGTTTGAGGCCGTCCGGGGTGAACAGGTTGCGGAGCCCGAGCGAGACGCCGCGCGACCACTGGTCGATCAGCCGCGCGAACCCGTTCCCCGGATTGGCCTCGCCGAACACGAGCAGGATGTGCATGATCAGCACCAGGGCGAAGATCCAGCACACCGCGTGGACGAGGGCGTTGATGATCCGCACGGCGCGGATCCTGGCGGGTGTCCGTTCGACGATCTCTTCCTGCGGCTCGCGCGGGTCGTTGAGGTAAGTCATCGCCGTCTCCCATCATCGTCCACGGTGGGCACCCCGACTGTGCGGTCGCTCAGTCGGGAGGACCGGGCCTGTTGCTCTTCGACGGGGGCCGGGGTTTGCTTTTGCCCGGCTTCGTCGAGGCACCCGACTGGTCATTCGAAGCGGTGGTGCCGTCCGGCGTCGAAGTGGCTCCCGCGATTCGGGAGGTGCCGGGCGGCTTCGCGGACACCGGAACGACCTCGGTCACCACGACCGTGTGTGGCACCTTCACCCCGCCGGCGGGGACCTCGACGGCCTCCGAGGGACGCGTTCCTTGGCCTGCCACCGGAGCGGACGAGCCGGTCGCCGCCGGGGGGAGCGGTTCGCCCGGCGGCACCGGGGGGTTCGCCCCGGTCTGGTTGACCGCCAGCAGGACACCGATGGTGATCGCGGCGGCGGGCGCGCTGATGGCGGCGACCACGGCCGCCCGCCTGCGGGCGGCGGGCGCGAGATGGACGACCTTCGTCCCGGTGGAGTCCTCCAGCAGGATCCGTGAGATCGCCGCGGCGGTGGGACGCTGCGACGGCTTCCGCGCGGTCATCCCGCGCAACAGCGTCGTCATGGTCACCGACAGCCCGTCGGGGATCCGGGGCTGCCGGTGCAGTCGTCCGACCGCGGCCTCGACCGGCGTCCCGGTGTACTCCCGTTCCCCGGACAGGCATTCGAGGAGGACCAGGCCGAGGGAGTAGACGTCGGCGGGCGGGCCGATGT encodes the following:
- a CDS encoding type 1 glutamine amidotransferase domain-containing protein yields the protein MTTSLNGRRVAILAADGVEQVELVEPRKAVTDAGATAEVVSLEPGEIQAMNGDIDKADKFTVDRVVKDVTVDDFDALVLPGGTMNPDNLRADEDAVRFVRDFVNSGKPVGVICHGPWTLVEADVVRGRTLTSYPSVRTDIRNAGGTVVDQEVVIDDGLISSRNPGDLPAFCSAIVTAFAG
- a CDS encoding DNA topoisomerase IB — protein: MRLRRADQGSPGIRRRRRGRGFGYSTPDGEPLRDQHTIERINALAIPPAWRQVWISPHENAHIQAVGVDDAGRKQYLYHAEWRRARDEEKHERVLALARKLPELRATVREDLDARGLKRERVLAGALRMIDLGVFRTGGESYAEEHGTHGVATLLCEHVELRDECLVCDYPAKHGIQRKVRLRDEALVRLVRSLRRVRGGDVRLLAYRDGDGWHEVKADDINARLREIVGEGFTAKDLRTWNATVLAASAFADKERPSSERGFKRTEKAVMTEVAEGLGNTPAVARRSYVDPRVVEAYRQDRTVERAVRRAGKVADSDLARQIVERAVVRLLNGS
- a CDS encoding serine/threonine-protein kinase, with the protein product MDDAGSRAGGEVEEDEPDAGTTQRRFALNVHDPDHLPRRLAGRYEVGELLGRGATSRVFRAWDLREEREVALKLFHAETMLRDERRRQQEIQVLSAVRHPGLVPLYDAGSDDGYTYLTMRLVDGPNLAQRLRSGPLTPDEVVELAARLADALAHVHAHGITHRDLKPANILIADDGPLIGDFGVAHAFDATRVTETGGVVGTAAYMAPEQVRGENIGPPADVYSLGLVLLECLSGEREYTGTPVEAAVGRLHRQPRIPDGLSVTMTTLLRGMTARKPSQRPTAAAISRILLEDSTGTKVVHLAPAARRRAAVVAAISAPAAAITIGVLLAVNQTGANPPVPPGEPLPPAATGSSAPVAGQGTRPSEAVEVPAGGVKVPHTVVVTEVVPVSAKPPGTSRIAGATSTPDGTTASNDQSGASTKPGKSKPRPPSKSNRPGPPD